In the genome of Palaemon carinicauda isolate YSFRI2023 chromosome 13, ASM3689809v2, whole genome shotgun sequence, one region contains:
- the LOC137651694 gene encoding KRAB-A domain-containing protein 2-like has protein sequence MTTFSEIQLNYSSRYAWNVVKPIPSTEFSSRGQVDLIDMQSVSCRTFKLIMVYQDHLTKFCVLRPLTSKRAAEVAFQLADIFLLLGAPVILQSDNGSEFTAQIITELRSLWPELSIVHGKPRHPQSQGSVERANGDIKDMLVAWMADNNSTDWARGIKFVQFSKNLAYHAGIKRSPYAAMFGVNARVGLTSASLPQEIISCLQSEQDLITTLQQQETDANEPEAEADVNEPEREPPKAEMNESEQEPEPQSQHQMNLDQLHNSISSQQVNLRDNKQNVWLRGAEQN, from the coding sequence ATGACAACATTCAGCGAGATACAATTGAACTATTCAAGTCGTTATGCCTGGAATGTAGTTAAACCTATTCCGAGTACTGAATTTTCATCACGTGGCCAGGTTGATCTCATAGACATGCAGTCTGTGTCATGTAGAACCTTCAAATTGATTATGGTGTACCAAGACCATCTGACAAAGTTCTGCGTTCTACGTCCGCTCACATCAAAGCGTGCAGCTGAAGTAGCATTCCAACTTGCTGATATCTTTCTACTTCTGGGTGCTCCTGTAATCCTTCAATCAGACAATGGTTCTGAGTTTACAGCTCAGATTATTACTGAACTACGTTCTTTGTGGCCTGAATTGTCAATCGTTCACGGCAAGCCTagacacccacagagccaaggctcTGTTGAGCGAGCAAATGGCGACATAAAAGACATGCTTGTAGCGTGGATGGCTGACAACAACTCAACGGACTGGGCTAGAGGCatcaaatttgttcagttttccaagAATCTGGCTTACCATGCAGGGATCAAAAGGAGTCCATATGCTGCAATGTTCGGTGTGAATGCCCGAGTCGGACTGACGTCAGCTTCACTTCCACAGGAAATCATCAGTTGCCTGCAGTCTGAGCAAGACCTTATAACAACGCTTCAGCAGCAAGAAACAGATGCCAACGAGCCAGAAGCAGAAGCTGATGTCAATGAACCCGAGCGAGAACCACCCAAAGCTGAAATGAATGAGTCTGAACAAGAGCCAGAGCCACAATCCCAGCATCAAATGAACCTTGATCAACTTCATAACAGCATCAGCTCCCAGCAAGTGAATCTCAGAGACAacaagcagaacgtatggttaaGAGGAGCCGAACAGAATTAG
- the LOC137651696 gene encoding craniofacial development protein 2-like, producing MHIIVCYDPTNYSPVEREEEYYEELQSVVDEIPERDMKIVIDDFNAKVGRNNRGIKNVIGVECLNEFANKNGALLISFCSANNLVIGGILFQKKNIHKYTWTSPCGIYKSQIEHITINKERSGNLINVRSYRGADISSDHQLLIATLKLKLKVHNRKVERIYRGDTTKLLEEEHRETFASECRKEFAVLETLREEEQAINEQISVS from the coding sequence ATgcatattatagtttgctatgaccCAACAAATTATTCTCCTGTAGAAAGAGAAGAGGAATActacgaagaactgcagagtgtagtagatgagatccctgagagagatatgaaaattgtgattgatgacttcaatgctaaagttggaaggaacaaTCGAGGGATAAAAAATGTGATTGGTGTCGAGTGTCTTAATGaatttgcaaataaaaatggagcactcCTGATAAGTTTCTGCTCAGCAAACAATCTggtcattggaggtattctttttcaaaagaagaacatccacaagtatacatggacttcaccgtgtggcattTACAAAAGTCAAATAGAACACATtacaattaataaagagagaagtgggaatctgataaatgtaagaagctatagaggtgctgatattagtagtgatcaccagctactcattgccacactgaaattaaaactgaaagtacacaACAGAAAGGTAGAAAGAATATATAGGggtgatacaactaaacttttggaagaagagcacagagaaacatttgctagtGAATGTAGGAAagaatttgcagttttagagactttaagagaagaagagcaggcaattaatgaacaaatatcagtcagttga